The DNA window GGCCGGCGTCGGCGATGGCATCGCGCAGGGCGATGTAGGAATAACCCGCCGCATCGCCCATGAAGCGCTTCTGCTTGCGATCAATCTGCCCTTCCAGATCGATTTCGGGCTTGCCGCCAACGTGGCTGCGGAAACCCAGCTCCACATACTCGGGGATATGGCGGATGCCGGCGCGACCTTCGCGCAGGGAAGCCGACACCGTGTCCGCATCGTTGCCGAGGCACGAGGTGATACCCAGGCCAGTAATGACGACGCGGCGCATCAGAAACTCTCCGTGGAAGTAAACAGGCCGACCCGCAGATCCTTGGCCGTATAGATTTCGCGACCGTCCACCAACATGCGCCCGTCAGCCACGGCCAACACCAGCTTGCGATTGATGACGCGGCTGATGTCGACCTCGTAGGTCACCTTCTTGGCGGTGGGCAACACCTGGCCGGTGAACTTCACCTCGCCGGTGCCCAATGCGCGACCACGCCCCGGTGCGCCAATCCAGGTCAGGTAGAACCCGGTCAGCTGCCACAGCGCATCCAGGCCCAGGCAACCCGGCATCACCGGATCGCCAAGGAAGTGGCATTTGAAGAACCACAGCTCCGGATGGATATCCAGCTCGGCGCGGATCATGCCCTTGCCATGTGCGCCACCGTCTTCGCGAATCTCGGTGATGCGGTCGAACATCAGCATGGGATCGTTGGGCAGACGACCGGCGTCAGGTCCGAACAATTCGCCACGGGCGCTGGCCAGCAACTGTTCCCGGGAGTAGGAGGCGGGGGATTTCATAGGGCGTCCAGAATTCAGAGGACCGAATAATGCACGATTGTGTATACAGTTGTATTGATGCCAATCAAACGAGCATTCCATACGCAAGCGTAGGCTGGCGTCGTCGGAAGCCCCTGATTCTCATGAAATCAACGCTCTCGGACGAACGGGTCCGGCCACCGCTGCTGAACCCACACTGGAACCTTGCCGGCCCGCAGCATGCACCTGTCAGGCGCTACTGCGCGCATAGCGGCCCGGCGACAAGCCGACGCGTCGACTGAAGGCGGTACTGAAGGTGCTCGCCGAGCTGTAGCCCACCCGCTCGGCCACATCGGTCAGGTCGGCATTGGGCT is part of the Pseudoxanthomonas indica genome and encodes:
- the fabA gene encoding 3-hydroxyacyl-[acyl-carrier-protein] dehydratase FabA, which encodes MKSPASYSREQLLASARGELFGPDAGRLPNDPMLMFDRITEIREDGGAHGKGMIRAELDIHPELWFFKCHFLGDPVMPGCLGLDALWQLTGFYLTWIGAPGRGRALGTGEVKFTGQVLPTAKKVTYEVDISRVINRKLVLAVADGRMLVDGREIYTAKDLRVGLFTSTESF